The Streptomyces uncialis genomic interval AGCGCTGCTCCTCGCGATCGGCGTCATGGTCCTCGTGTCGTACGTCGCCGTCGGCGTCTCCCCGCGCACCATCGGCCGCCAGCACCCGCTGAACACCGCCACCGTCGCCGCGTACGTCCTGGTGCCGCTCGCCCGGATCATGGGCCCCATCCCGTCGCTGCTGATCCTGCTCGGCAACGCCCTCACCCCCGGCAAGGGCTTCCGGCGCGGACCCTTCGCCTCCGAGGCGGAGCTGCGCGCGCTGGTCGACCTCGCGGAGGCCGAGTCCCTGATCGAGGACGACGAGCGCCGGATGGTGCACTCCGTCTTCGAACTGGGCGACACCCTCGTACGGGAGGTGATGGTCCCCCGCACCGACCTCGTCGTCATCGAGCGGTACAAGACCATCCGCCAGGCCCTCACCCTCGCGCTGCGCTCCGGCTTCTCCCGTATCCCCGTCACCGGGGAGAACGAGGACGACGTCGTCGGCGTGGTGTATCTCAAGGACCTCGTCCGCAAGACGCACATCAGCCGGGACGCCGAGTCCGAGCTGGTGTCCACCGCGATGCGGTCCGCCACGTTCGTGCCCGACACCAAGAACGCGGGCGACCTGCTGCGCGAGATGCAGCAGGAACGCACCCATGTCGCCGTCGTCGTGGACGAGTACGGCGGCACCGCCGGGATCGTCACCATCGAGGACATCCTGGAGGAGATCGTCGGCGAGATCACCGACGAGTACGACCGTGAGCTGCCGCCCGTCGAGGACCTGGGCGAGGGCCGCTACCGGGTCACCTCCCGCCTCGACATCGGCGACCTCGGCGAGCTGTACGGGCTGGAGGCGTACGACGACGAGGACGTGGAGACGGTCGGCGGACTGCTCGCCAAGGCCCTCGGGAAGGTCCCCATCGCGGACGCCTCCGCGTCGGTGCCGCTGCCCGACGGCCGGGAGCTGCGGCTCACCGCGGAGGCCGCCGCCGGACGCCGCAACAAGATCATGACGGTGCTCGTGGAGCCCGTCGGACGGGCCCGGCCCGCCAAGGCCGGCGGCCGGGAGAGCGGCGGGGCGCGGGGGGCGGGCCGCTGATGACCCCCGCCGCGCTGCGCTCCCTGTGCCTGTCGTTCAACGCCTCCGTCGAGGAGTTCCCGTTCGGGCCGG includes:
- a CDS encoding hemolysin family protein: MSAPLILGAVLLVVVAWLAACAEAGLARVSSFRAEEAVRSGRRGGAKLARIAGDPTRYLNVALLVRVACEMAAAALVTYACLQEFDRTWEALLLAIGVMVLVSYVAVGVSPRTIGRQHPLNTATVAAYVLVPLARIMGPIPSLLILLGNALTPGKGFRRGPFASEAELRALVDLAEAESLIEDDERRMVHSVFELGDTLVREVMVPRTDLVVIERYKTIRQALTLALRSGFSRIPVTGENEDDVVGVVYLKDLVRKTHISRDAESELVSTAMRSATFVPDTKNAGDLLREMQQERTHVAVVVDEYGGTAGIVTIEDILEEIVGEITDEYDRELPPVEDLGEGRYRVTSRLDIGDLGELYGLEAYDDEDVETVGGLLAKALGKVPIADASASVPLPDGRELRLTAEAAAGRRNKIMTVLVEPVGRARPAKAGGRESGGARGAGR